A window of Burkholderia ubonensis contains these coding sequences:
- a CDS encoding sigma-54-dependent Fis family transcriptional regulator → MRDDVYPTAGARAQQVPGWPTPSIQKAHERSETFGLQVSARPDYDVLSNAALVLKREQNRVLCVHAMPVMETLHEQIVNTQSMIVLTDAEGLILHSIGDDDFLRRAEKVALRPGANWAENRQGTNAIGTALAELCPMVVHGDQHFLAANRFLTCSSVPILDPYGDAIGVLDVTGDHRSYHQHTMALAKMSVQMIENHLFTTTFQETLQVSFHGRPEFLGTLMEGIVAFTADGRFLSANRSAQFQLGMPLAALRAHTLSSLFDVTPAQLIDRMRASPDQRLMLNLGNGAVVCARVHFRRATLAEGSRPTDVHDAGAPAARACTAPAAGSPAGLSRLGYLDTGDPQVASVIAKVRKVIGKDIPILITGETGTGKELLAQAIHNDSPRRDGPFVAVNCASIPETLIESELFGYEEGAFTGARRKGAVGKLLQANGGTLFLDEIGDMPYPLQVRLLRVLQERLVNPLGSTKTIAVDIAIICATHRDLRDMIAQNRFREDLYYRLNGLVVRLPPLRDRTDLAVVVQKMLQREAIAGAGRAPLTVAPDVMALFERCTWPGNFRQLGNLLRTAAAMVDDDGEIRREHLPDDFFDDVRREPTPAANGHDVASLAAEPAPLAAAAAATAAASDARLQDVAASAIAAALARHGGNVSAAARALGVSRNTIYRKMPAAAQDATEPETR, encoded by the coding sequence ATGCGCGATGACGTTTATCCGACGGCCGGCGCTCGGGCACAGCAAGTGCCCGGCTGGCCGACGCCGTCGATCCAGAAGGCCCACGAGCGGTCCGAGACGTTCGGCCTGCAGGTGTCGGCCCGCCCCGACTACGACGTGCTGTCGAATGCGGCGCTCGTGCTGAAGCGCGAGCAGAACCGCGTGCTGTGCGTGCACGCGATGCCGGTGATGGAGACGCTGCACGAGCAGATCGTGAACACGCAGAGCATGATCGTGCTGACCGACGCGGAAGGCCTGATCCTGCATTCGATCGGCGACGACGACTTCCTGCGCCGCGCGGAAAAGGTCGCGCTGCGCCCGGGCGCGAACTGGGCGGAGAACCGGCAGGGCACCAACGCGATCGGCACGGCGCTCGCCGAGCTGTGCCCGATGGTCGTCCACGGCGACCAGCACTTCCTGGCCGCGAACCGCTTCCTGACCTGCTCGAGCGTGCCGATCCTCGATCCGTACGGCGACGCGATCGGCGTGCTCGACGTGACGGGCGACCACCGCAGCTATCACCAGCACACGATGGCGCTCGCGAAGATGTCGGTGCAGATGATCGAGAATCATCTGTTTACGACGACGTTTCAGGAGACGCTGCAGGTGTCGTTCCATGGCCGCCCCGAGTTTCTCGGCACGCTGATGGAGGGGATCGTCGCGTTCACGGCCGACGGCCGCTTCCTGTCGGCGAACCGCAGCGCGCAGTTCCAGCTCGGGATGCCGCTCGCCGCGCTGCGCGCGCACACGCTGTCGTCGCTGTTCGACGTCACGCCCGCGCAGCTGATCGACCGCATGCGCGCGAGCCCCGACCAGCGCCTGATGCTGAATCTCGGCAACGGCGCGGTGGTGTGCGCGCGCGTGCACTTCCGGCGCGCGACGCTGGCCGAGGGCAGCCGGCCGACCGACGTTCACGACGCGGGCGCGCCGGCCGCGCGCGCGTGCACCGCGCCGGCGGCGGGAAGCCCGGCGGGCCTGTCGCGGCTCGGCTACCTCGACACCGGCGATCCGCAGGTCGCGTCGGTGATCGCGAAGGTGCGCAAGGTGATCGGCAAGGACATTCCGATCCTGATCACCGGCGAGACCGGCACCGGCAAGGAACTGCTCGCGCAGGCGATCCACAACGATTCGCCGCGGCGCGACGGCCCGTTCGTCGCGGTCAACTGCGCATCGATTCCGGAGACGCTGATCGAATCCGAGCTGTTCGGCTACGAGGAGGGCGCGTTCACCGGCGCGCGCCGCAAGGGCGCGGTCGGCAAGCTGCTGCAGGCGAACGGCGGCACGCTGTTCCTCGACGAGATCGGCGACATGCCGTATCCGCTGCAGGTGCGGCTGCTGCGCGTGCTGCAGGAGCGTCTCGTCAATCCGCTCGGCTCGACGAAGACGATTGCCGTCGACATCGCGATCATCTGCGCGACGCACCGCGACCTGCGCGACATGATCGCGCAGAACCGCTTCCGCGAGGATCTCTATTACCGGCTGAACGGCCTCGTGGTGCGCCTGCCGCCGCTGCGCGACCGCACGGATCTCGCGGTCGTCGTGCAGAAGATGCTGCAGCGGGAAGCGATCGCGGGCGCCGGGCGAGCGCCGCTCACCGTCGCGCCGGACGTGATGGCGCTGTTCGAGCGCTGCACGTGGCCCGGCAATTTCCGCCAGCTCGGCAACCTGCTGCGCACGGCGGCGGCGATGGTCGACGACGACGGCGAGATCCGGCGCGAGCACCTGCCGGACGACTTCTTCGACGACGTGCGGCGCGAGCCGACACCGGCCGCCAACGGCCACGACGTGGCGTCACTCGCGGCGGAGCCCGCGCCGCTGGCCGCCGCGGCGGCGGCGACGGCAGCCGCCAGCGATGCGCGCCTGCAGGACGTCGCCGCGTCCGCGATCGCCGCCGCTCTGGCGCGGCATGGCGGCAATGTGTCGGCGGCGGCGCGCGCGCTCGGCGTGTCGCGCAACACGATCTACCGCAAGATGCCGGCCGCCGCCCAGGACGCGACGGAGCCCGAAACGCGCTGA
- the pqqA gene encoding pyrroloquinoline quinone precursor peptide PqqA: MQWTTPSYTDLRFGFEITMYIANR, from the coding sequence ATGCAGTGGACGACGCCGTCTTACACCGACCTGCGCTTCGGCTTCGAAATCACGATGTACATCGCCAACCGCTGA